From the genome of Papaver somniferum cultivar HN1 chromosome 2, ASM357369v1, whole genome shotgun sequence, one region includes:
- the LOC113353418 gene encoding probable aminotransferase TAT2: protein MGSLNNVSAGKEFVRRNEKLKASTDLSISGTLDIIRSNLNVKDQRPTIPLGHGDPSPFACFRTTHVADDALNIAVKTGKFNSYAPVGGILPARRSVAEYLSRDFPYTLSADDVFLTSGCRQAIEVIISVLSYPGANILIPKPGYPHYDACAAANNLEIRHFDLLPEKAWEIDLEAVEALADENTLAIAVINPGNPCGNVYSYEHLKKVAETAKRLGIPVIADEVYGHLTFGSNPFVPMGVFGSMVPVFTLGSISKRWLVPGWRLGWIVITDPNGFLKEAEIPSSIKQYLNMSNNPASIIQAAVPHILENTKEEFFENTISLLREALDICADEIKEITCISLLHKPQGSMFVMVKLNTLLLKDISDDLDFCNKLAKEESVIILPGIVLGVKNWLRITFSIDLPSLKDALSRIKSFCQRHAKPQNLKLDQRRTATGYLPGSNLQSLEFHEAVDVESKVKTFES, encoded by the exons ATGGGTTCACTCAACAATGTATCAGCAGGCAAGGAATTTGTTAGACGTAATGAGAAACTTAAAGCGAGTACAGACCTTTCAATATCAGGAACTCTTGATATCATCAGAAGTAATTTGAATGTTAAAGATCAAAGACCAACGATTCCTCTAGGTCATGGCGATCCTTCTCCTTTCGCTTGTTTCCGAACGACACACGTTGCTGATGATGCACTAAACATTGCAGTTAAAACTGGAAAATTCAATTCTTACGCTCCTGTTGGCGGCATTCTTCCGGCTAGAAG GTCGGTAGCTGAATACTTATCTCGTGATTTTCCGTACACATTATCCGCTGACGATGTCTTTCTGACAAGCGGTTGTCGACAGGCAATCGAAGTTATAATATCCGTCTTATCTTATCCCGGTGCAAATATATTGATACCGAAACCTGGGTACCCACATTATGATGCTTGTGCTGCTGCTAACAATCTCGAAATCAGGCATTTCGATCTTCTTCCTGAGAAGGCTTGGGAGATTGATCTTGAGGCTGTTGAAGCTCTTGCAGATGAAAATACACTTGCAATTGCGGTCATAAATCCTGGAAATCCATGTGGAAATGTGTACTCGTATGAGCATTTGAAGAAG GTGGCTGAAACTGCAAAAAGGCTTGGAATTCCTGTCATTGCTGATGAAGTTTACGGTCATCTCACCTTCGGCAGTAACCCTTTCGTTCCAATGGGAGTATTTGGATCCATGGTTCCAGTTTTTACTCTTGGGTCCATATCAAAGAGATGGCTAGTGCCTGGTTGGCGACTTGGCTGGATCGTCATTACGGACCCAAATGGTTTTCTGAAAGAGGCAGAG ATTCCTAGCTCCATCAAACAATACCTCAATATGAGCAACAACCCAGCAAGTATCATTCAG GCAGCAGTTCCTCACATTCTTGAGAACACAAAGGAGGAATTTTTTGAAAACACTATTAGCTTGCTTCGTGAAGCTCTTGATATCTGCGCGGACGAAATAAAGGAGATAACTTGCATTTCCTTGCTCCATAAACCACAAGGATCCATGTTTGTAATG GTAAAGCTAAACACTCTACTTCTCAAGGACATTTCGGATGACCTAGACTTCTGTAACAAGTTGGCGAAAGAAGAATCTGTTATTATTCTCCCAG GAATTGTGCTGGGTGTCAAAAATTGGCTCCGGATAACCTTTTCCATTGATCTCCCTTCTCTTAAAGATGCTTTAAGTAGGATAAAATCATTTTGTCAGAGGCATGCCAAGCCACA GAACTTGAAATTGGATCAACGCCGAACAGCTACAGGATATCTTCCAGGAAGTAATCTCCAGTCACTAGAGTTCCATGAAGCTGTGGATGTGGAGTCAAAAGTAAAAACATTTGAAAGTTGA